A window from Electrophorus electricus isolate fEleEle1 chromosome 7, fEleEle1.pri, whole genome shotgun sequence encodes these proteins:
- the llph gene encoding protein LLP homolog, with the protein MAKSLRSKWKRKMRAEKRKKNAPKELARLKAALRPDGTGDISMKDVAEIATVLPADKLLETAAEDAPGPDGPGKMDTDSKRKKNTMLNEHGQYPAWMSQRQVKKMKRQRLKKKGKHGKKKGLAW; encoded by the exons ATGGCAAAGAGTTTACGGAGCAAGTGGAAAAGGAAGATGCGGgcggagaagaggaagaagaacgCGCCCAAGGAGCTAGCGCGCCTCAAAGCGGCCCTGCGCCCCGACGGGACGGGGGACATCTCCATGAAAGACGTGGCCGAGATCGCCACGGTGCTGCCCGCCGACAAGCTGCTGGAGACGGCGGCGGAAGATG cCCCCGGCCCAGACGGTCCGGGGAAGATGGACACGGACAGCAAGCGTAAGAAGAACACGATGCTGAACGAGCACGGACAGTACCCGGCATGGATGAGTCAGAGGCAagtgaaaaagatgaaaaggcAGCGgctaaaaaagaaaggaaagcatGGGAAGAAGAAGGGCTTGGCATGGTAG
- the hcls1 gene encoding hematopoietic lineage cell-specific protein isoform X3: MWKSVVGHNVNAKAAAESDDWETDPDFENDISEQEQRWGSKTIEGSGRKEHISVADLRQKVSHEHEEVKKKQMEQGPKASYGYGGKYGVEKDRMDKVALGHSYVAEVEQHSSQKDAAKGFGGKYGVQQDRVDKSAMGYEYKGEVEKHTSQKDYATGFGGKYGVQKERVDKAAVGYEYKGETEKHQSQKDYSKGFGGKYGVETEKVDRAALGYDYKGETEKHQSQKDYAKGFGGKYGVAVDRMDKSASSFSEMEAPTSSYKKTQPSEASSAGAGNLKARFENMAKASEEENRRRAEEERARRQAREQREHEEARNRQQLQSSEEAEQRTVPAPAPQPPSQEFRPLPETPKDLPDPVHEVDEQPEYEEPPSLPLRSADLLEEEQPDEDSPPPLPHREADEGEYEEIAKANFTATDNDYEDVGCGLSAVALYDYQGEADDELSFVPEDIIINIEMVDEGWWKGSCHGRSGLFPASFVKLM; the protein is encoded by the exons ATGTGGAAATCTGTGGTGGGACACAATGTTAATGCGAAGGCGGCAGCGGAGTCGGATGACTGGGAGACAGATCCCGATTTTGAG AATGACATCTCAGAGCAGGAACAGAGGTGGGGGTCCAAGACCATTGAGGGATCAGGCCGCAAAGAGCACATCAG tgtcgcAGATCTCAGACAGAAGGTGTCCCACGAGCATGAGGAAGTAAAGAAGAAGCAAATGGAACAGGGCCCCAAGGCTTCTTATGGTTACGGGGGCAAATATGGAGTGGAGAAAGACCGAATGGACAAG GTGGCATTGGGACACAGCTACGTGGCAGAAGTAGAGCAGCACTCGTCCCAGAAGGACGCAGCGAAGGGTTTCGGCGGGAAATACGGCGTGCAGCAGGACCGTGTGGACAAG TCTGCCATGGGTTATGAGTACAAGGGGGAGGTGGAGAAGCACACCTCTCAGAAAG ACTATGCCACGGGATTTGGAGGGAAGTATGGCgtgcagaaggagagagtaGACAAGGCTGCCGTGGGTTACGAGTACAAGGgtgaaacagagaaacatcAGTCACAGAAAG ATTACTCCAAGGGCTTTGGAGGCAAGTACggggtggagacagagaaggtGGACCGGGCTGCTTTGGGTTACGACTacaaaggagagacagagaaacaccagTCCCAGAAAG ACTATGCAAAGGGTTTTGGAGGAAAATATGGTGTTGCGGTAGACCGCATGGATAAG AGTGCATCATCCTTCAGCGAAATGGAGGCACCAACATCATCTTATAAGAAGACTCAGCCGTCTGAGGCTT CGAGTGCAGGTGCTGGAAACCTGAAAGCTCGGTTTGAGAACATGGCGAAAGCTTCAGAGGAAGAGAACAGGAGAAGAGCGGAGGAAGAAAGAGCCAGAAGACAGGCCCGAGAGCAGAGGGAGCATGAGGAGGCGCGGAACAGACAGCAG TTACAGAGCAGTGAAGAGGCAGAACAGAGGACTGTGCCTGCACCTGCGCCTCAGCCTCCTTCCCAGGAATTCAGACCGCTGCCCGAAACACCCAAAGACCTGCCTGATCCTGTACACGAG GTGGATGAGCAGCCTGAATATGAAGAGCCGCCTTCCCTGCCCCTCCGCTCTGCAGACCTGCTGGAGGAGGAACAGCCAGATGAagactctcctcctcctcttcctcatagAGAGGCTGATGAAGGAGAATATGAGGAAATTGCAAAAGCTAACTTTActg CTACTGATAATGATTATGAAGATGTTGGCTGTGGCCTATCAGCTGTAGCGCTTTATGACTATCAGGGCG aagCCGATGACGAGCTCTCCTTCGTGCCCGAAGACATCATAATAAATATTGAGATGGTGGATGAGGGTTGGTGGAAGGGAAGTTGCCATGGCCGCAGTGGCCTGTTCCCAGCATCCTTCGTGAAGCTCATGTAA
- the hcls1 gene encoding hematopoietic lineage cell-specific protein isoform X1 yields MWKSVVGHNVNAKAAAESDDWETDPDFENDISEQEQRWGSKTIEGSGRKEHISVADLRQKVSHEHEEVKKKQMEQGPKASYGYGGKYGVEKDRMDKVALGHSYVAEVEQHSSQKDAAKGFGGKYGVQQDRVDKSAMGYEYKGEVEKHTSQKDYATGFGGKYGVQKERVDKAAVGYEYKGETEKHQSQKDYSKGFGGKYGVETEKVDRAALGYDYKGETEKHQSQKDYSKGFGGKYGVETEKVDRAALGYDYKGETEKHQSQKDYSKGFGGKYGVETEKVDRAALGYDYKGETEKHQSQKDYSKGFGGKYGVETEKVDRAALGYDYKGETEKHQSQKDYAKGFGGKYGVAVDRMDKSASSFSEMEAPTSSYKKTQPSEASSAGAGNLKARFENMAKASEEENRRRAEEERARRQAREQREHEEARNRQQLQSSEEAEQRTVPAPAPQPPSQEFRPLPETPKDLPDPVHEVDEQPEYEEPPSLPLRSADLLEEEQPDEDSPPPLPHREADEGEYEEIAKANFTATDNDYEDVGCGLSAVALYDYQGEADDELSFVPEDIIINIEMVDEGWWKGSCHGRSGLFPASFVKLM; encoded by the exons ATGTGGAAATCTGTGGTGGGACACAATGTTAATGCGAAGGCGGCAGCGGAGTCGGATGACTGGGAGACAGATCCCGATTTTGAG AATGACATCTCAGAGCAGGAACAGAGGTGGGGGTCCAAGACCATTGAGGGATCAGGCCGCAAAGAGCACATCAG tgtcgcAGATCTCAGACAGAAGGTGTCCCACGAGCATGAGGAAGTAAAGAAGAAGCAAATGGAACAGGGCCCCAAGGCTTCTTATGGTTACGGGGGCAAATATGGAGTGGAGAAAGACCGAATGGACAAG GTGGCATTGGGACACAGCTACGTGGCAGAAGTAGAGCAGCACTCGTCCCAGAAGGACGCAGCGAAGGGTTTCGGCGGGAAATACGGCGTGCAGCAGGACCGTGTGGACAAG TCTGCCATGGGTTATGAGTACAAGGGGGAGGTGGAGAAGCACACCTCTCAGAAAG ACTATGCCACGGGATTTGGAGGGAAGTATGGCgtgcagaaggagagagtaGACAAGGCTGCCGTGGGTTACGAGTACAAGGgtgaaacagagaaacatcAGTCACAGAAAG ATTACTCCAAGGGCTTTGGAGGCAAGTACggggtggagacagagaaggtGGACCGGGCTGCTTTGGGTTACGACTacaaaggagagacagagaaacaccagTCCCAGAAAG ATTACTCCAAGGGCTTTGGAGGCAAGTACggggtggagacagagaaggtGGACCGGGCTGCTTTGGGTTACGACTacaaaggagagacagagaaacaccagTCCCAGAAAG ATTACTCCAAGGGCTTTGGAGGCAAGTACggggtggagacagagaaggtGGACCGGGCTGCTTTGGGTTACGACTacaaaggagagacagagaaacaccagTCCCAGAAAG ATTACTCCAAGGGCTTTGGAGGCAAGTACggggtggagacagagaaggtGGACCGGGCTGCTTTGGGTTACGACTacaaaggagagacagagaaacaccagTCCCAGAAAG ACTATGCAAAGGGTTTTGGAGGAAAATATGGTGTTGCGGTAGACCGCATGGATAAG AGTGCATCATCCTTCAGCGAAATGGAGGCACCAACATCATCTTATAAGAAGACTCAGCCGTCTGAGGCTT CGAGTGCAGGTGCTGGAAACCTGAAAGCTCGGTTTGAGAACATGGCGAAAGCTTCAGAGGAAGAGAACAGGAGAAGAGCGGAGGAAGAAAGAGCCAGAAGACAGGCCCGAGAGCAGAGGGAGCATGAGGAGGCGCGGAACAGACAGCAG TTACAGAGCAGTGAAGAGGCAGAACAGAGGACTGTGCCTGCACCTGCGCCTCAGCCTCCTTCCCAGGAATTCAGACCGCTGCCCGAAACACCCAAAGACCTGCCTGATCCTGTACACGAG GTGGATGAGCAGCCTGAATATGAAGAGCCGCCTTCCCTGCCCCTCCGCTCTGCAGACCTGCTGGAGGAGGAACAGCCAGATGAagactctcctcctcctcttcctcatagAGAGGCTGATGAAGGAGAATATGAGGAAATTGCAAAAGCTAACTTTActg CTACTGATAATGATTATGAAGATGTTGGCTGTGGCCTATCAGCTGTAGCGCTTTATGACTATCAGGGCG aagCCGATGACGAGCTCTCCTTCGTGCCCGAAGACATCATAATAAATATTGAGATGGTGGATGAGGGTTGGTGGAAGGGAAGTTGCCATGGCCGCAGTGGCCTGTTCCCAGCATCCTTCGTGAAGCTCATGTAA
- the hcls1 gene encoding hematopoietic lineage cell-specific protein isoform X2, translating into MWKSVVGHNVNAKAAAESDDWETDPDFENDISEQEQRWGSKTIEGSGRKEHISVADLRQKVSHEHEEVKKKQMEQGPKASYGYGGKYGVEKDRMDKVALGHSYVAEVEQHSSQKDAAKGFGGKYGVQQDRVDKSAMGYEYKGEVEKHTSQKDYATGFGGKYGVQKERVDKAAVGYEYKGETEKHQSQKDYSKGFGGKYGVETEKVDRAALGYDYKGETEKHQSQKDYSKGFGGKYGVETEKVDRAALGYDYKGETEKHQSQKDYSKGFGGKYGVETEKVDRAALGYDYKGETEKHQSQKDYSKGFGGKYGVETEKVDRAALGYDYKGETEKHQSQKDYAKGFGGKYGVAVDRMDKSASSFSEMEAPTSSYKKTQPSEASSAGAGNLKARFENMAKASEEENRRRAEEERARRQAREQREHEEARNRQQSSEEAEQRTVPAPAPQPPSQEFRPLPETPKDLPDPVHEVDEQPEYEEPPSLPLRSADLLEEEQPDEDSPPPLPHREADEGEYEEIAKANFTATDNDYEDVGCGLSAVALYDYQGEADDELSFVPEDIIINIEMVDEGWWKGSCHGRSGLFPASFVKLM; encoded by the exons ATGTGGAAATCTGTGGTGGGACACAATGTTAATGCGAAGGCGGCAGCGGAGTCGGATGACTGGGAGACAGATCCCGATTTTGAG AATGACATCTCAGAGCAGGAACAGAGGTGGGGGTCCAAGACCATTGAGGGATCAGGCCGCAAAGAGCACATCAG tgtcgcAGATCTCAGACAGAAGGTGTCCCACGAGCATGAGGAAGTAAAGAAGAAGCAAATGGAACAGGGCCCCAAGGCTTCTTATGGTTACGGGGGCAAATATGGAGTGGAGAAAGACCGAATGGACAAG GTGGCATTGGGACACAGCTACGTGGCAGAAGTAGAGCAGCACTCGTCCCAGAAGGACGCAGCGAAGGGTTTCGGCGGGAAATACGGCGTGCAGCAGGACCGTGTGGACAAG TCTGCCATGGGTTATGAGTACAAGGGGGAGGTGGAGAAGCACACCTCTCAGAAAG ACTATGCCACGGGATTTGGAGGGAAGTATGGCgtgcagaaggagagagtaGACAAGGCTGCCGTGGGTTACGAGTACAAGGgtgaaacagagaaacatcAGTCACAGAAAG ATTACTCCAAGGGCTTTGGAGGCAAGTACggggtggagacagagaaggtGGACCGGGCTGCTTTGGGTTACGACTacaaaggagagacagagaaacaccagTCCCAGAAAG ATTACTCCAAGGGCTTTGGAGGCAAGTACggggtggagacagagaaggtGGACCGGGCTGCTTTGGGTTACGACTacaaaggagagacagagaaacaccagTCCCAGAAAG ATTACTCCAAGGGCTTTGGAGGCAAGTACggggtggagacagagaaggtGGACCGGGCTGCTTTGGGTTACGACTacaaaggagagacagagaaacaccagTCCCAGAAAG ATTACTCCAAGGGCTTTGGAGGCAAGTACggggtggagacagagaaggtGGACCGGGCTGCTTTGGGTTACGACTacaaaggagagacagagaaacaccagTCCCAGAAAG ACTATGCAAAGGGTTTTGGAGGAAAATATGGTGTTGCGGTAGACCGCATGGATAAG AGTGCATCATCCTTCAGCGAAATGGAGGCACCAACATCATCTTATAAGAAGACTCAGCCGTCTGAGGCTT CGAGTGCAGGTGCTGGAAACCTGAAAGCTCGGTTTGAGAACATGGCGAAAGCTTCAGAGGAAGAGAACAGGAGAAGAGCGGAGGAAGAAAGAGCCAGAAGACAGGCCCGAGAGCAGAGGGAGCATGAGGAGGCGCGGAACAGACAGCAG AGCAGTGAAGAGGCAGAACAGAGGACTGTGCCTGCACCTGCGCCTCAGCCTCCTTCCCAGGAATTCAGACCGCTGCCCGAAACACCCAAAGACCTGCCTGATCCTGTACACGAG GTGGATGAGCAGCCTGAATATGAAGAGCCGCCTTCCCTGCCCCTCCGCTCTGCAGACCTGCTGGAGGAGGAACAGCCAGATGAagactctcctcctcctcttcctcatagAGAGGCTGATGAAGGAGAATATGAGGAAATTGCAAAAGCTAACTTTActg CTACTGATAATGATTATGAAGATGTTGGCTGTGGCCTATCAGCTGTAGCGCTTTATGACTATCAGGGCG aagCCGATGACGAGCTCTCCTTCGTGCCCGAAGACATCATAATAAATATTGAGATGGTGGATGAGGGTTGGTGGAAGGGAAGTTGCCATGGCCGCAGTGGCCTGTTCCCAGCATCCTTCGTGAAGCTCATGTAA